The Thomasclavelia ramosa DSM 1402 genome includes a region encoding these proteins:
- a CDS encoding YbjQ family protein: protein MDMIEVSTIDYLPGYRITKSLGIVFSSKIMNQAIASDNTNIEEMLDTARQEAMAETVAQASRRHASAIINVRFTTTNLGNNMIECQVSGMAVKAEKIDE from the coding sequence ATGGATATGATTGAAGTAAGTACGATTGATTATTTACCCGGATACCGAATTACAAAGAGTCTGGGAATCGTTTTTAGCAGTAAAATCATGAATCAGGCAATTGCTAGTGATAATACTAATATTGAAGAAATGTTAGATACAGCAAGACAAGAAGCGATGGCAGAAACAGTTGCTCAAGCTTCTCGAAGACATGCTTCAGCAATCATTAATGTTCGCTTTACAACAACAAACCTTGGCAACAATATGATTGAGTGTCAAGTTTCTGGAATGGCAGTTAAGGCGGAAAAAATCGATGAATAA
- the infC gene encoding translation initiation factor IF-3: protein MEVAFISRFDNRKPKQPDELVNEKIRFKEVLVIDQNGDQLGVKSRNQAIDIAYGAGLDLVCVAPNGKPPVCRIMDFGKYRFEQQKKAKEMKRNSKVVALKETQLSVTIDVHDKNVKLKRTLKWLEEGNKVKIAIRFRGRQLAHMDLGKKVIDDFVAECAEVGQIEKPAKLEGRTLTAIIAPKKK from the coding sequence ATGGAGGTGGCTTTTATTAGCAGATTTGATAACAGAAAACCAAAACAACCGGATGAGTTAGTAAACGAAAAAATTCGTTTCAAAGAAGTACTAGTCATTGATCAAAATGGTGATCAATTAGGTGTCAAAAGTCGTAACCAGGCAATTGATATTGCTTATGGTGCAGGACTTGATTTAGTGTGTGTTGCCCCTAACGGTAAACCACCAGTATGTCGTATTATGGACTTTGGTAAATATCGTTTCGAACAACAAAAGAAAGCTAAAGAAATGAAACGTAATTCTAAAGTGGTTGCTTTAAAGGAAACTCAATTATCGGTAACTATTGATGTTCATGATAAAAATGTAAAATTAAAAAGAACATTGAAATGGTTAGAAGAAGGTAACAAAGTTAAAATTGCAATTAGATTTAGAGGAAGACAATTAGCTCATATGGATCTTGGGAAAAAAGTTATTGATGACTTCGTAGCTGAATGTGCTGAAGTTGGTCAAATTGAAAAACCAGCTAAGCTAGAAGGTAGAACTCTAACTGCAATAATTGCACCAAAGAAAAAATAA
- a CDS encoding peptide chain release factor 3 gives MSDFIKEVEKRRTFAIISHPDAGKTTLTEKFLLYGGAIQQAGTVKGKKNSRHATSDWMEIEKQRGISVTSSVLQFNYDGFCINILDTPGHQDFSEDTYRTLMAADCAVMVIDASKGVEDQTRKLFKVCTMRNIPIFTFINKMDREAQDPYNLMEEIEQELGIDTCPVNWPIGSGKQFKGVYERHDQEVIRFIPVDGGRKEVDTKIMKYDDPELINELDEELYNKLQEDIELLDMAGNDFDLEKVRQGKLSPVCFGSALTNFGIEPFLKHFLEMTTPPLPRSTGEKTIDPFSEDFSAFVFKIQANMNKAHRDRMAFFRICSGKFTKGMEVYHYQGGRKIKLNQSKQLMADERQEVDEAYAGDIIGVFDPGIFSIGDTITTGKAKFAFEGIPTFAPEHFSLIRNKDTMKRKQFVKGVEQIAKEGAIQIFTELGGGMEEIIVGVVGVLQFEVLEYRLKNEYNVEIIKQPLPYQYVRWVKEGCDLKALNLSSDTKKVQDLKGQHLLLFTNDWGVRWATEKNPDLELLEFSKN, from the coding sequence ATGAGCGATTTTATCAAAGAAGTTGAAAAAAGAAGAACGTTTGCCATCATCTCCCATCCCGATGCTGGTAAGACAACATTAACAGAAAAATTCTTATTATACGGAGGGGCAATTCAACAGGCAGGTACCGTAAAAGGAAAAAAGAACAGCAGACATGCAACAAGTGACTGGATGGAAATAGAAAAGCAAAGAGGAATCTCTGTAACATCATCTGTATTGCAATTTAATTATGATGGTTTTTGTATTAATATTTTAGATACACCAGGTCATCAGGATTTCTCTGAAGATACTTATCGTACATTAATGGCAGCTGATTGTGCAGTTATGGTTATTGATGCAAGTAAAGGGGTCGAAGATCAAACTCGTAAATTATTTAAAGTTTGTACGATGCGTAATATCCCAATTTTTACTTTTATCAATAAAATGGACCGTGAAGCTCAAGATCCATATAATTTAATGGAAGAGATCGAACAAGAATTGGGGATCGATACTTGTCCAGTTAACTGGCCTATTGGTTCTGGAAAACAGTTTAAAGGTGTTTATGAACGGCATGATCAGGAAGTAATCCGTTTTATCCCTGTTGATGGCGGGCGTAAAGAAGTTGATACTAAAATAATGAAATATGATGATCCTGAATTAATTAATGAATTAGATGAAGAATTATATAATAAGCTGCAGGAAGATATTGAGTTATTAGATATGGCAGGAAATGATTTTGATTTAGAAAAAGTGCGTCAAGGTAAACTTTCTCCAGTATGCTTTGGTTCTGCTTTGACTAACTTTGGAATCGAACCATTTTTAAAACATTTCTTAGAAATGACAACACCACCATTACCACGAAGTACTGGTGAAAAAACAATCGATCCATTTAGTGAAGATTTCAGTGCCTTTGTTTTTAAGATTCAAGCTAATATGAATAAAGCACATCGTGATCGAATGGCTTTCTTTAGAATTTGCTCTGGTAAATTTACTAAAGGGATGGAAGTATATCACTATCAAGGTGGTCGTAAAATAAAATTGAATCAGTCAAAACAATTGATGGCTGATGAACGTCAAGAAGTTGATGAAGCTTATGCTGGAGATATCATCGGAGTTTTTGATCCAGGGATCTTTTCGATTGGAGATACGATTACAACAGGTAAAGCTAAATTTGCTTTTGAAGGTATTCCTACCTTTGCTCCAGAACATTTTTCATTGATTCGTAATAAAGATACGATGAAAAGAAAACAATTTGTTAAAGGTGTAGAACAAATTGCTAAAGAGGGAGCAATCCAAATTTTCACTGAATTAGGCGGTGGAATGGAAGAAATTATTGTTGGTGTCGTTGGGGTACTTCAATTCGAAGTATTAGAATATCGCTTAAAGAATGAATATAATGTTGAGATAATCAAGCAGCCGCTACCATATCAATATGTGCGCTGGGTTAAAGAGGGATGCGATTTAAAAGCTTTAAATTTATCTAGTGATACAAAAAAAGTACAAGATTTAAAAGGACAACATTTATTATTGTTTACTAATGATTGGGGCGTTCGTTGGGCTACAGAGAAGAATCCTGATTTAGAGTTATTGGAATTCAGTAAGAATTAG
- a CDS encoding SRPBCC family protein, whose product MKRIDMTVDFKSEVAAVFKVITNLKDCSWRSDLTRVEQIGDNRFIEYDRKQRETKIFVTDLRENIQFDYDVENNSYRGHWSGQFAPLPDGGCRMYLNFDFEPQSILGKFVRVDKFEERYIEDLKKELNEY is encoded by the coding sequence ATGAAAAGAATAGATATGACAGTTGATTTTAAAAGTGAAGTAGCAGCAGTTTTTAAAGTAATAACTAATTTAAAGGATTGTTCATGGCGTAGTGATTTAACACGGGTTGAGCAGATTGGTGATAATCGATTTATTGAATATGATCGAAAACAGCGGGAAACGAAGATTTTTGTTACAGATTTACGTGAAAATATTCAATTTGACTATGATGTTGAAAATAATAGTTATCGTGGTCATTGGAGCGGACAATTTGCCCCTTTGCCTGATGGTGGATGTCGCATGTATCTAAATTTTGATTTTGAACCTCAATCGATATTAGGAAAATTTGTTCGTGTAGATAAATTTGAAGAAAGATATATTGAAGATTTGAAAAAAGAGCTGAATGAATATTAA
- a CDS encoding aminopeptidase, translated as MSFKEKLSKYAQLIVKAGLNVQPAQIVVIDAPVESVELVRLVTKEAYAAGAREVVVKYNDEVVSRYKYKYLEKEAFAHVPTWFKEFRNDYAAKKAAFLTIISDDPEGFKGIDPAKIALWSKSVSTACKPFYDSLDLGINTWCIVAGSSIKWANKVYPDMSDSEAVEALWNAIFKAVKVVDDDPLTAWQEHRKSFEARVAYLNKLNLNTLTYTNSLGTNLTVTLNEGYLFAGGGSYTTKGQYFFPNMPTEEIFTSPYRNGTNGVVYSSLPLNYNGNLIDEFKMEFKDGRIIDFDAKMGKEVLKEMLSIDEGSLYLGEIALVPYDSPISNMKTLFYNTLFDENASCHLAIGKGFSECIQGGLTMTKEQLLEKGVNDSLTHVDFMIGTSDLKIVGETKDGQVVRIFENGNFVF; from the coding sequence ATGTCGTTTAAAGAAAAATTATCAAAATATGCACAATTGATCGTTAAAGCTGGTTTAAATGTTCAGCCAGCTCAAATTGTTGTAATCGATGCACCTGTTGAGAGTGTTGAATTAGTACGTTTAGTAACTAAGGAGGCATATGCGGCTGGAGCTAGGGAAGTGGTTGTAAAATATAATGATGAAGTTGTTTCACGATATAAATATAAATATCTTGAAAAAGAAGCGTTTGCTCATGTTCCAACGTGGTTTAAAGAATTTAGAAATGATTATGCTGCTAAAAAGGCTGCCTTTTTAACAATTATTAGTGATGATCCTGAAGGTTTTAAAGGAATCGATCCTGCAAAGATCGCATTGTGGTCAAAAAGTGTATCAACTGCTTGTAAACCATTTTATGATAGCCTTGATTTGGGGATAAATACATGGTGCATTGTTGCTGGCAGTTCAATTAAATGGGCAAATAAAGTATATCCTGATATGTCTGATAGTGAGGCAGTAGAGGCGTTGTGGAATGCTATTTTTAAAGCGGTTAAAGTCGTAGATGATGACCCTTTGACTGCCTGGCAGGAACATCGTAAAAGTTTTGAAGCTCGAGTAGCATATTTAAATAAATTGAATTTAAATACATTGACTTATACTAATTCGCTTGGAACAAACCTAACTGTTACCTTAAATGAGGGTTACCTATTTGCTGGTGGGGGTTCTTATACGACTAAAGGACAATATTTTTTTCCAAATATGCCAACCGAGGAGATTTTTACAAGTCCATATCGTAATGGGACTAATGGGGTTGTGTATAGTTCTCTGCCATTAAATTATAATGGTAATTTGATCGATGAATTTAAAATGGAATTCAAAGATGGTCGAATTATTGATTTTGATGCAAAAATGGGTAAAGAGGTTTTAAAAGAGATGTTGAGTATTGATGAAGGTAGTCTTTATTTGGGTGAAATTGCCTTGGTACCATATGATTCGCCAATTTCTAATATGAAAACATTATTCTATAATACTTTATTTGATGAAAATGCTTCATGTCATTTAGCAATTGGAAAAGGCTTTAGTGAATGTATTCAAGGTGGTTTAACAATGACTAAAGAACAATTGTTGGAAAAGGGAGTCAATGATTCATTAACTCATGTTGATTTTATGATTGGTACTAGTGATTTGAAAATTGTGGGAGAAACAAAAGATGGTCAAGTAGTAAGGATATTTGAAAACGGAAATTTTGTATTTTAA
- a CDS encoding RluA family pseudouridine synthase encodes MNKYLVKTDSTLMEFLLNHYNKKNVKNLLKFKQVSVNGQVISQFDYSLKRDDEIVVDRNPNNNSSLDIIYEDRELIVINKPAGLLSMAGGNEKEKTAYHLVGEYLKSKNKNARVFIVHRLDKETSGVLLFAKNEIIKNKLQNNWNDIVYKRGYLAIIEGKLKKKHGTIKNHLDESKTQMVYIANNGKGKLAITNYKVLKESRYNSLIEVFLETGRKNQIRVHMQSLGHSIVGDKKYGATTNPIKRMGLHSHVFAFVHPDTKARMEFKAVVPEEFKKMFK; translated from the coding sequence ATGAATAAGTATTTAGTGAAGACAGATTCTACGTTAATGGAGTTTTTATTAAATCACTATAATAAAAAGAATGTTAAAAATTTACTTAAATTTAAGCAGGTGTCTGTCAACGGGCAAGTGATTAGTCAGTTTGATTATTCATTAAAACGGGATGATGAGATTGTTGTTGATCGTAATCCTAATAATAATTCAAGTCTAGATATTATTTATGAAGACAGAGAACTGATCGTTATTAATAAACCGGCTGGTTTATTAAGTATGGCCGGAGGAAATGAAAAAGAAAAAACAGCTTATCATTTAGTTGGAGAGTATCTTAAAAGTAAAAATAAAAATGCCCGTGTTTTTATTGTTCATCGACTTGATAAAGAAACATCGGGGGTACTGTTGTTTGCTAAAAATGAAATAATTAAAAATAAATTACAAAATAATTGGAATGATATTGTTTATAAGCGTGGTTATTTGGCAATTATTGAAGGAAAGCTTAAAAAGAAGCATGGAACGATTAAAAATCACCTTGATGAAAGTAAGACACAAATGGTTTATATTGCTAATAATGGTAAAGGTAAATTGGCGATTACAAATTATAAAGTATTAAAAGAATCACGATATAATTCATTGATTGAAGTATTTCTTGAAACGGGTCGTAAAAATCAGATTCGGGTCCATATGCAATCATTAGGTCATAGTATTGTTGGGGATAAAAAGTATGGTGCTACAACTAATCCGATTAAACGAATGGGACTTCATAGTCATGTATTCGCCTTTGTTCATCCGGATACAAAAGCTAGAATGGAATTTAAAGCGGTTGTACCAGAAGAATTTAAAAAAATGTTTAAATAA
- the rpmI gene encoding 50S ribosomal protein L35 — protein MPKMKSHSGLKKRLKRTGSGKLKRSHAYVSHLSHNKTHKQKKHLAKATLVSASDYKRIKSRLAK, from the coding sequence ATGCCAAAAATGAAATCACATAGTGGTCTTAAAAAACGTTTAAAAAGAACAGGTAGCGGTAAATTAAAACGCAGCCATGCTTATGTATCACATTTATCTCACAATAAAACTCATAAACAAAAGAAACACTTAGCTAAAGCTACTTTAGTAAGTGCATCAGACTACAAGAGAATTAAATCTAGATTAGCAAAATAA
- a CDS encoding GNAT family N-acetyltransferase: MIFEDLKLAEFNDFYKVILGNFPSKEIKEYDYMKETFINGDFKVLTLKEDDEIKGILSHYDGGEFAFVDYFAIDGNQKGKGLGSKMLKHFMETAGKPVILEVEHPEDEQSRRRIAFYQRNGLVLNDQHDYFVPPVRNLKHRLYFHLMSYPTEIDALQFERYYPQILQLVYGVNE, translated from the coding sequence ATGATATTTGAAGATTTAAAATTAGCAGAATTTAATGATTTTTATAAAGTTATTTTAGGAAATTTTCCTAGTAAAGAAATCAAAGAATATGATTATATGAAAGAGACTTTTATTAATGGTGATTTTAAAGTTTTGACTTTAAAAGAAGATGATGAAATTAAAGGTATTTTATCACATTATGATGGTGGAGAATTTGCTTTTGTTGATTATTTTGCAATAGATGGTAATCAAAAAGGCAAAGGTTTGGGAAGTAAGATGTTAAAACATTTTATGGAGACGGCAGGGAAACCGGTTATTTTGGAAGTTGAACATCCAGAAGATGAGCAAAGTCGTCGACGGATTGCGTTTTATCAAAGAAATGGCTTAGTGCTAAATGATCAGCATGATTATTTTGTACCACCTGTGCGTAACTTAAAACATCGTCTGTATTTTCATTTAATGTCTTATCCAACGGAAATTGATGCATTGCAATTTGAACGTTATTATCCTCAAATTTTACAGTTAGTTTATGGTGTTAATGAGTAG
- the rplT gene encoding 50S ribosomal protein L20: MARVKGGFTTRRRRKKVLKLAKGYFGSKHTLYKTAHEQVMHSLAYSYRDRRQVKRDMRKLWIARINAAARLNDISYSKLMHGLKLANVEVNRKMLSEIAICDPKGFTAIVNTAKKALAK, encoded by the coding sequence ATGGCAAGAGTAAAAGGTGGATTTACTACAAGACGTAGAAGAAAAAAAGTATTAAAATTAGCCAAAGGATATTTTGGATCAAAACATACATTATATAAAACTGCTCATGAACAAGTTATGCATTCATTAGCATATTCATATAGAGATAGAAGACAAGTAAAAAGAGATATGAGAAAATTATGGATTGCACGTATCAATGCTGCTGCAAGATTAAATGATATCTCATATTCAAAATTAATGCACGGATTAAAATTAGCTAACGTTGAAGTTAACCGTAAAATGTTATCTGAAATCGCAATTTGTGATCCTAAAGGATTTACTGCAATTGTAAATACAGCAAAAAAAGCATTAGCAAAATAA
- a CDS encoding MarR family winged helix-turn-helix transcriptional regulator — translation MKDYEVMFSLNKLAGNIANYANARLKPYGLTFTQLSVLIFLADNQDRTINQKDISMEFDVSHATTVGIVARMHGRSLVKVKACESDRRITNVIITDHGKDMIVQTRKVQEELVQLFSKCLDETEMTNFFKLINKINQVFKT, via the coding sequence ATGAAGGATTATGAAGTAATGTTCAGTTTAAATAAACTGGCAGGAAATATTGCTAATTATGCAAATGCTCGTTTAAAGCCATATGGATTAACTTTTACACAGCTTAGTGTCCTGATTTTTTTAGCCGATAATCAGGATCGAACGATCAATCAAAAAGATATTAGTATGGAATTTGATGTCTCACATGCTACAACAGTAGGAATAGTTGCACGAATGCATGGCCGTAGTCTTGTTAAGGTTAAAGCGTGCGAATCTGATCGACGAATAACCAATGTTATAATCACAGATCATGGTAAAGATATGATAGTTCAGACTAGAAAGGTACAAGAGGAATTAGTGCAATTATTTTCTAAATGTTTAGATGAAACAGAAATGACTAATTTTTTTAAATTGATCAATAAAATTAATCAAGTTTTTAAAACTTAG